The nucleotide sequence CTGGACTCTCTCCATCAACGAGTGGCCAGAGAATCGAGTGGTAAACACTGACGAGATCGAAAACCAGAGCTCCAGATTCCTTCTCCTCGACGCGAGATCCCAAGAACGTTACCTCGGAGACGAAGAGCTGATAGATAGAGTAGGAGGACACATCCCAGGGGCAAGGTCTCTTCCTTGGCAACGAGTACTTGACACCATTGAGGGGTCCTCTGTCGACAGTTCACGCGCCGAAATTAGCAACATCTGTGATGATGAACGCGAGTTAGTCGCCTACTGCGGATCCGGAGTTACTGCCTGTACTCTAATTCTGGCCCTGCGCGCCTATGGCCGCGAGGCTAAGCTATACCCAGCATCGTATTCAGGTTGGTCGAGCGACCCTTCTCATATAGTTTGCACTGACATCTGCGACGACTGATAAGCCACACTCGCGCTCTGGGTTGGCGAGATCCCGACACTACCCGACAGCCGCGCGGATCATCACGCCAACCGAATCGGTGCCACCAGAGCGGGCGGATCTCCAGAAGCGAAAAGACTCGACGGTCAGCCTCAAAGAAGTTGGACGATATCTGCAATCACGAGGTAGAGAACGAGAGCAATCACTGCCACATAGATTGCGCTCATCTGCCAGCGCCACTTGTGGTTGGCCACCCAGAAACGACGAATTCCTTTGACGTCAAAGAACAGAGCGGCTACACCAATTGGAATGCCAATCTCGGGCCCCAATCCCGCCAGGGCGCCAAGACCAAGAGCGGGTAGCAAAAACGGTACGATCACGTAGCTGAGGGTACAGCGAAGACCCGATATCACCATAGCTAGACTGAAGAGTCGCTCCGCCGCCTCCTCGCGTCGCACGGTAGGCCGAGCCTCGGGAACCCGAAGAAGCTTTCGAGCGAAGGTGTCATAACGCGACGACGATAGCTGC is from Ferrimicrobium acidiphilum DSM 19497 and encodes:
- a CDS encoding sulfurtransferase, whose product is MNAGPLIEPDQIPTLIDPVILDVRWYLDGRDGYASYLQGHYSGAVFVDLDTVATEPAPPTAGRHPLPPPATFVRSIAELGVGPTSQVLIMDDARGSIAARIWWMLDVLGIEAYVLLGGVQSLPEADICLTPCHATPKAPWTLSINEWPENRVVNTDEIENQSSRFLLLDARSQERYLGDEELIDRVGGHIPGARSLPWQRVLDTIEGSSVDSSRAEISNICDDERELVAYCGSGVTACTLILALRAYGREAKLYPASYSGWSSDPSHIVCTDICDD